ATGTTGGTAAGCACCGAAGTGTTGTGCGTCTGTTTTTTCGATAACAACAAAACGACGGAAAGTGATTTTTTCTCCGATTGTTGCTGTTGCTTGAACGAGTTCTTGCTCAAGAGAAACACCTGAAGCTGTTGTAAGTGCCAATGCTTCTTCGTTGTTTGCTGGTTTGTTTGCTGCAAGGAGTTCTGCTGTTTCTTTTACCAAAGCAACAAATTGTTCGTTTTTCGCAACGAAGTCTGTTTCTGAGTTCAATTCAACAAGGGCTGCAACATTCCCGCTTACAGCGATGCCTGTAAGACCTTCAGCGGCTACACGGTCAGCTTTTTTAGCTGCTTTTGCAATTCCTTTTTCACGGAGGAGTTCTGCTGCTGCTTCCATGTTTCCGTCAGTTTCTACGAGCGCACGTTTAGCGTCCATGATTCCTGCGCCAGTTTTTTCGCGTAATTCTTTTACTTGAGCTGCTGTTACTGCCATTTTGTAAATCTCCTATGTGTTTTTTTCTGTCAGTATTGACAGTAGTTTTATTTAAAAAAACAGGTGAGGCGTAAGGCCTCGCCTGTTGTAGTTACTTAATTAGTATAAGTTGAAGTTAAAATTATTTACCTTCAACGATTTCAGCAAGTTCTTCAAGAGATTCTTCTGAAGCTGCTTCTTCGGCTACGAAGTCTTCTGCTGCATCTTCACCTTGACGGCCTTCGATGATTGCATCTGCCATTTTAGCTGTGATGAGTTTAACGGCGCGGATAGCGTCATCGTTTGCAGGGATAACAACGTCGATTGGTTCTGGATCTGCGTTTGTATCAACCATCGCTACAACTGGGATTCCCAAAGTTTTAGCTTCTTTAACTGCGATTTGTTCAGCATGTGGGTCAACGATGTACATTACATCTGGGATACGAGGCATATCAGCGATACCACCGATGAATTTTTCAAGACGTTCGCGTTCTTTGTTCAAGAGTACAACTTCTTTTTTAGGAAGAACTTCGAAAGTTCCTTCTTCTTCCATTTTGTTGATTTCTTTAAGACGAGCTACACGTGTTTGGATAGTGTTCCAGTTAGTGAGCATACCACCCAACCAACGGTGGTTAACGTAGTATTGACCAGCACGAAGGGCTTCTTCTTTAACTGCTTCAGCGGCTTGTTTTTTAGTCCCAACAAAGAGTACTACTGCACCTTCTTGTGAAGCGTTTTTTACATAGTTGTAAGCATCGTCAACAAGTTTTACAGTTTTTTGAAGGTCGATAACGTGGATACCATTACGTTCTGTGAAGATGTATGGTTTCATTTTTGGGTTCCAACGACGCG
The DNA window shown above is from Lactococcus sp. S-13 and carries:
- the rpsB gene encoding 30S ribosomal protein S2; translation: MSVISMKQLLEAGVHFGHQTRRWNPKMKPYIFTERNGIHVIDLQKTVKLVDDAYNYVKNASQEGAVVLFVGTKKQAAEAVKEEALRAGQYYVNHRWLGGMLTNWNTIQTRVARLKEINKMEEEGTFEVLPKKEVVLLNKERERLEKFIGGIADMPRIPDVMYIVDPHAEQIAVKEAKTLGIPVVAMVDTNADPEPIDVVIPANDDAIRAVKLITAKMADAIIEGRQGEDAAEDFVAEEAASEESLEELAEIVEGK